The Brachyhypopomus gauderio isolate BG-103 unplaced genomic scaffold, BGAUD_0.2 sc336, whole genome shotgun sequence DNA window CCGTCATCAGCTGTTCCCGAGTCGGCAGGGTTATGCGGCGCgcgggagaggaggaagagcggtggtgccgcttgctggggcaaAGTGCCTTCTTaggccgggtggcgtagcctggcattttAGTGTCTCTtcgcggctcgtcgttctgtgacgttcagGCTGtcacgaaggatgagacacggaatcctcttTGACTAACGTCACTTTGTATTTATTAAACATGTAGCGCAAGAAGCACACGAATAACGGATACTCTCACACTGCAAACAAGCATACActacgtgcagacatagacaacgacgagcacaggacactgcgcgaacgcacattaagtagacaaaccacattagccccacgtgattacgagacgattcacaggtgagacagattatcacacgacataaccataaccatggagatccactgacgcagacaaagcacgtggacaacgttaacacacgcccaaaagggaggggccggggtcctcaacgtgacaacaaAAAGTTAAGACAGCCCAAAACCTTAATGCTGGGTTTACAGAGTAGTTTTCCCGCACCAGCCGCACTGTCCACCATGTTTGTTCAAAAATCACAGTATGCTAATTAGATGGTTTTAACCAATAGGCATGCAGGAGCGCATTGCGTCAGACACTCTGcaaatattaaatgaaaaacaatgagtttagtgattgtcttcacttgaaaatgttgagctTATTGAGATTAAAACTTATATCGTTGTATGAACTTTAATGTTTTAAGCTGTTTGAACTGTTTTGCAGTTTTGCTTACAAATAGAATAATTTTAATGAGTTCACCACTCTGTCAGGGAGTACagtgtagttacaatttcaagcattttcaagtactttagcttaaattccagcacttttcaaacctgaaacacaaagcaacattaaaatttgtcaggtaaatgtttcttccaCTGTTTTTTAGTGGTGTTTCAAACCCCGCTTCGAAAAGCTGTGCACTGCAAAACGGGCTCATTGTAGTCATTAGTTCTGACTCATTTTGATTTAAAAAACAGCACAAATTGTTGTATTGCATGTTTTGTAGTGTTAATATATTAAAGTGTTAATATATTAATGTTGCTGATCAAGctgaatttattattatttattgattttatttaatttcatttttcaGTATCAAATGCCAGTCAGTTAAAAAATGTTTCTAGTTTAAATAGGGATCTTTAATAGGATCCATTTCATGCAAACTGATGCACTTCACTTCATGATGCAATTGTTTCTGTTACAAACTAAAAATCAAagctaataaaataatgattTATTTCTTCAGTGTTAATAAGGACCTTATTAAGGTGTACTTATAACAATTTTATAGATAAATTATACTACAGTGGGtgtataaaaacacatttttatccCATTTTGTCATGTATGGGGTTTATACGCCGACAGAATTTATAGGCGTGGCAGAGAGTAGTGAccagggtggtggtggagtgagtgtgtgtgtacgtctctCTTTTTTTGTGGGGGGGGCGCAAAGTGTTTTCTTCTTCATAGGGGGGGCTTAACAAAAAATAATTGAGAATCACTGCCCTAGTGTAACACACACTACCTCAAAgtttcaaagtttatttgtatcgcgcttttcacaacacatgttgtcacaaagcgctttacaggatttaaaaggtttaacaatactatgggtccagatccctaatgagcaagccaaggcgacagtggcgaggaaaaactccctagatggtggggaataggaagaaacctcgggagaaccaagactcaaaagggaacccatcctccattgggcggcccgttaacacacaaattacgcaaaatacagacaaatacacaagtcacacacaaatcacacaatcagactaagtaaaggtaaaaatgaaagttctgggttttgatattgtcactgtaaatgtctgttgatgaacgccaggctttcattccatgtcggagcagcgatgctggtattgtaggctccgactgcagtgttactctccaggtgaaccttggagaaaagatacgagatgtagtaaatatgtaacaaattaatcaaaggccaaactaaacagatgagtctttaatcgagttttaaacattgagactgtgttaaacattgagactgtacCTCCACACTGCCTGACACTAGtgtaacacacaccacctccacaccgcCTGACTCTAGTCCACACCACACTACTGATAAAACacctgataaaaaaaaacaaacacctgATACAAGTGTAACACAAATTACAAACTACACTGAGACATTTACAGTTAGGAGTATAATACCAGtattacacacacccacatactgtATACACATCTGACCTATTTTAAACAATCGTAATCCAGTGGTATTGAaagcgtttgtgtgtgtttcatgtctCAGGAGCTGACAGGAAAACTCCCTAAAGAGTATCCTCTGGACCCAGGTGAGGAGCCACCCACAGTGCGACGCAAAATCGGCACCGCATTCAAACTCGACGAACAGAAGATCCTTCCCAAAGGAGAGGTGAGCTAGCCTCTGACCTCTGAACTCTGACCTGCCTGGTATTTCTGAATAGACAGACACAAATTGGGACTCATTTCCGCCAGACACTTTTGAAATGGATGACTGGCACTGCCCACAGACAGCTGACCACAGTGGGTGCTCCGGAAATGTGTGTTTTACCAGTCTCTTTTACTCAGGAATCAGCCTCAACACAGAGCCTTGGATGTGATTATAAATACTAGTCCTACTTCCTGGTCTGGCATCATTTAGAGGAAGTGATAGTGAGTGTGTTTTGAGTGTAGGCCAAAGGCTCAGGGTTACAAAATGGGCAtcgagaggagagacagagagagagagactgtgtgtgtgacagagagactgtgtgtgtgtgtgtgtgagagagagagagagagagagagggagaataaaTGAAAAAGAAAGTAGGGGTAAGAAGAGGTTGTGCTAAGTATCAAAGCTGTCGATGTAATGTCACAGTGTCTGAGTTTCTTTCCTGTCTACACAGTTGTAGACAGCAGGTTGCTTTGctctgtgtgggggggtgggaagGTTTTGGTGTGTTGTCACTGTCAGGGTGGGTTTTGCCAGACTCTCAGAGGGCAGTCTGAAGGACTGTGTGGGTTTTGGCCTACACCGCTGCCGTTTTTAAGGTCAGTCGTGTGCTAATGTATGTTCTTTGTGCGAATTGTGTGCGCATGTTttaggaggaggagctggagcgTTTGGAGAGGGAGTTTGCCATCCAGTCTCAGATCACGGAGGCGGCGCGGCGTTTGGCCAGTGATCCGCATGTCAGCAGCAAGAAGCTGAGGAAGCAGCGCAAGACGTCGTACCTGAACGCCCTGAAGAAGCTGCAGGACATGGAGAATGCCATCAACGAACACCGCATGCGCTCGGGGCAGAAGCCCACGCAGCGCGCCTCTCTCATCATCGAgggtaccaccacacacactcacacacacacacacacacacacacacacacactctcacactcacacacactcacacacattctcacacactcacatactctcacactcacacacaccctcacacactctcacacaccctcacacactcacacaccctcgcCGCACTAAAGACTTTCCGCTGTGCTGGAGAAGCTGGGGGGGCTACGCAgcttctgtgtgttgtgtgctgtgaacTGTGAGCTATGTGTTTTGTATGCTGTAGTTATGTGCTGTGCTGTGAGCtgtgtgctgtagttgtgtgctgtgctgtgagctgtgtgctgtagttgtgtgctgtactgtgagctgtgtgctgtagttgtgtgctGTACTGTGAGCTGTGTGCTGTAGTTGTGAGGCTTCGTTACACGTCTTAACAAGACTGTTTCCCCATGATGTCTTAACGAGACTCTTCCCATATGTATTAAACCAGAGCTATAAAACACAGTGGAAATATTGCCCATGAAATTCATTTAATGCACACAcgaaggtgcacacacacacacacacatgcatgcacacacacatgcacacacacagtgtgtgtggaggtagaATTGCGTGAAACGAAGTTGAACACtatgtattctctctctctcttacagagGCTAATATCGGCTCAGAGGACAGCTCTTTATCTGATGCTCTGGTGCTGGATgatggtgagacacacacacacacacatgcgtgcacacacacatgcgtgcgcagacacacctacacacctcaaCCACCGTGCACCGCTTACACATGACtgccactcctcctcttcctcactgcaCACATGTGTGCTGGGCAGAACCATGTCACacgtcctctctcacactcacacccccttCTGTCCTGCCCCCTCCCTCGCTCTCACAGATGACCCCCACGTGACGGGGACCCCCACCTTCTCTCCGGTGGCCTCCCCACATAAAGGCCTTCCTCCCCGGCCCCCGTCTCACAGCAGGCCCCCCCCTCCGCAGTCCCTGGAGGGCCTTCGCCACCTGCACTACCAGCGCAGCGACTACGACAAGTCGCCCATCAAACCCCGCATGTGGAGCGAGAGTTCCCTGGACGAGCCCTACGAGAGGGTGAAGAAACGGCCGTCCCACTCCAGGTCCGCCccgcacacaccctcaccacacgaAAAGATTCCTGAAAATATTGGGGGAAATTCGAGGGGTTTTGTTCATCaaggtgttttgtgtgctgtgtAGTGGATGTTATTGCGCTGGTTCTGATGCTGATGCTTcggtttctgtctctctcactgatgctgtgtgcacatgcgtgtgtgtgtgtttgtgggtgtgtgtgtgtgtgtgtgtagtagtcaCAGACGGTTCCCCAGCACAGGCAGCTGTGAGGCTGGGGGCAGTAACTCCCTGCAGTGCAGCCCAGTTCGCTCCCTGCCCCACTGGAACAGCCAGTGCAGCATGCCCTCCACCCCAGACCTGAGAACCAGGAGCTACGCCCACTCcgccaggtacacacacacacccacacacacacacacacacacacacacacacacacacacacacacacccacacacacacacacacacccacacccacacccacacccacacccacacacacacacacacacacccacacacacacacacacacacacacacacacccacacacacacacacacacacacacacacacacacacacaccacacacacacacacacacacacacacacacacacacacacacccacacacacacacacacacacacacacacacacacacccacacacacacacacacaccacacacacacacacacacacacacacacgtcttggTAATGTATGGtcctctctcacccctctcacctTTTTGTCACCCCCCTCTCACAGCCTCTCTCAGCCTTTCCGTGGGCGGAGCTCAAGCTTGGAGTCACAGGGGAAGCTGCTGACTATGGAGGCGGAGTCAGAGGCGGGGCTCAGCCCCGACCTGTTCCTGTCCGGCCCACACAGGGTGGGCAGCAACGGCTCGGTGGTCCCTGACGACTGCTCGTCCTGCACCAGCCACTCGAGCTCGGAGCACTACTACCCGCCATCAGGCGCCAACCCAAACTACTGCACGCTGGCCGAGGACTCGCCCTCCAAGGCCCGGCAGCGCCAGCGCCACAAATCCGCCGGGCACCTTGGCGCCTCCAGCTCGGGCAGCATGCCCAACCTGGCGGCCCGTAACGGGGCGGCCCACGCGGGCGTGTGTGGCGGGCACCAGGGCGTGTACCTGCACAGCCAGAGCCAGCCGTCCTCGCAGTACCGCATCAAGGAGTACCCACTGTACACGGAGGGCGGCAGCCCTGGCGCCGTGGTGGTCCGCAGCCTGGAGAGTGACCAGGAGGGCCACTACAGCGTCAAGGCCCAGTTCAAGACCTCCAACTCCTACACGGCCGGCGGCCTCTACAAGGAGGGCTGGGGCTCAGGAGAGGACGGAGaggggggcgggggagggggcggggccggcgGCAGGCTCACGCCCTCCAGGTCGCAGATCGTGAGGACTCCGTCGCTGGGCAGGGAGGGCAGCGGGGGCAGGGCCGCAGTGTCCGAGGAGCTGCGCTGCTGGTACCAGCGCTCATCCGGATCACTGAAGGACTCACGGATCACACACACCGGATCCAGCCTGGGGAGAGTAGGGACACTGGCAAAGTGCTCACCAggtgagaccacacacacacacacacacacacacaaatctcttAGCAAATAAATCCACACTTCAAGTTTGTAAATGTTACGAAAAAATAGGtcactgggctgtgtgtgtagggagagtgtgagaaatAGTGTTGATTTAGTGCAGGCAGCATTCCTGTTGTAACAGTTTAGTTAAGTGCATTCCTGTGAAGTGTGTGAGGGCATGGGGGCCTTTCtgggtggtctgtgtgtgtgtgtgtgtgtgtgtgtgtgtgtgtgtgtgtgtgtgtgtgtgtgtgtgtgtgtgtgtgtgtgtgtgtgtgtgtgtgttgggggacaTGGGAGGATTTGCCTTCTATGAGTGGGAGGAACACACAGCCTCTGCCATGCTGGAGTGTCAAGAAGCTCATGCTACTGTTCCATGAAAATGCATGTTATTGTgtaataactgtgtgtgtgtgtgtgtgtgtgtgtgtgtgtgtgtgtgtgtgtgtgtgtgtgtgtgtgtgtgtgcgtgtgtgcgtgcgtgtgtgcgcgcgcacgcgcgtgtgtgtgtgtgtgtgtgtcctagctGCCTCCCCACATAGCCAGAGGAGTGCTACTCCATGCAGTGAGGTGGGGGTCACTCCTCCCTGCAGTCCCCAACACATACTCTGGCAGAGTGGGTAAGACCTGCCGGCTCTGGGCCTCCCAGTGTTCCACAACGCTGGGCTCTGGAACATTTTACTCCAATTTCATTGTCCtttgttacattttttttacatacttTTTAGATATACCTGTTATGTGTGCTTgctgattttatttttgttaatataattattataagaTGTAGATGTTTTGAAAGTTATTTATAAGGATTTAGGATCTAATACTAGTAAACCTAGCCTAGTGACTGCTGTAGTGAACATTCACCATGGCAGTGTGACAGACCTTCAGCAGAGGCTTTCATGTTACAAAAGACCAACCAGTGTCACCACGTGTTAGCCAGTAGTCTCCTGTCCATCAAGTGTGCCAGTCTTCATAACACCTGGCCGAAGTGAAATGAGATCCCTTAGAAAAGTGACAGAGATTAATCCATCTTCTAGCCCTTAAACTCCCCAAACTCTTATCAATTGAAACATGACTTGCAATATATGTTGAGTTGGCGCAGTTTGCATTTGTATATGCAAACAAATCCACCTGTGCTTTTACCTTAATGCGTTGGTCAGAGTTTGGGGAAGTATGTGATACACTTCAGCTGTGGGGATGCCCTGCTGTCCACCTGCACACTATGTTGCAGTAATGGGAGATTGAGCTTCCTGTAGTGTAGTCACGTAACGCCACTTCCTGAACGCCATCCCATCTAACCTCACTTCTGTTCCTTCACTTGCTACCTGTTGTCACCTGTGCTCACAATTGCtaacctctctttctctctctctctctctctctctctctctctctctctctttctctctctctgtctctcttgtctttctctctttctgtctttttttttctctaactCCTTCTGCTTGActgctgtgtctggtgtgtggatttgggtgtgtgtttgtgtgtgggtgtgtgtggtgtttttctttgggGCAGTGATACAGCTGAAAGCTCTCCTCCTGAAGACTGCTCTCCCTCTCACCAAAACACTGAGCAGTAGAGAGGTACTCTCACTCTCATTGGctccgtctctgtctctgtgcatGGGGATTAGACCGTTTCCTTCTCTGTAGATTCCGTCTGTCCTTTGAAACGTCTGTTGTGTCTTGAGGTCTAACTCTTAACAGTGTTATCGAGACAGATGGAGCAACAccccaaatatatatattcagtatatctgtgcgtgtgtgtgcgtgtgcatgtgtgtgtgtgtgtgtgtgtgtgtgtgtgtgtgtgtgtgtgtgtgtgttcatcacagaTCGTTCAGTGATAGCTGTTTCCTGAGCAGTCCCCTGTGCTCTGAGCTAGCGGACGTGCAGTGGTATGGGCACAAGAAAGCCAAACCAGGAACACTGGTCTGAACCCACCCTCCAACCTCCATCCCTGCCCGTCCTCATCCCTCGCTCCCTGGAACAGTCTTCTGCAGTGCTGCTCCGCCCATGGGCTGCACCTCAGCACCTACACAGATGTATACCTGGAGCCCCGCCCCCAatctgtatgtgtgcatatcCAGTGGTACAGTGGCTCTGGGCTACAGGATCACAGAGCTTGGACTGATCCGGACCATTCTGACCCTCTCACTGCTTACCTTTAGAACTCTGGACTGTGACCCAGTTAGCTGCCAGCCAATCGCTCTGTATGCACAACCCCCCAGTGTCCAATCCCAACGCTGGAGTCAAGCGAGGAGGACGTGGTGTCTCCGTTCAGgagatgtgtgtatatgtatgtgtctgcaTTCTGGTGAAGAACCCACCTCACTCATACTTCAAAcacacctgtgtgtttgtgtgtgtaactctGCACTGAAGATGGAGAACTCGgacctctctctgtcacacacattcCTGCAGAACATGTTGCTGTTGGCCATCTTGTCACATTTTATGTGCTATGTTCAGTTAAGGTGAATGCAGTGAATCACAGGTCCCGCCCACAGTGAACCATGAACCCTTACTCATGCTTATGGATttcctgtttgttttgtttctttgggGATTTTTTTATTGTTCTATAAAAACAAATAGAAGTGAGTTTAAAGAACACAGAAGACAGCAGCTTGAACCCCTCAACCCTCTGAACCCTCAGACGCACACCATTATaaagcagcattttgtacatttgTTCTGTTATCACCATGTGAGGGAACAGGCCTCTGGAGTAGGCCCGAGGAAACATACCCCCTTCATGCATTGCAGCGACGTCTCAGGCTGCTCTGGTGAAACACATGGTTCCATCATTTAGTCTCCCACCAGACATTCACAACTACAGTCGCCGGGATTATTCTTTCCTTGGTCATTCCAGGTAGCCTCTTTACTTAGTCTAGATGCTGATTGTTACTGACACATTGATGGTTGTAGTAAAATGTTTTCATTGGATGGCTGTGTGTGGATGGTCTCTTAGGATGATGGACTGAATTCAGAACCACTTATTATCATTGTTAAAAGTCAAGTGGTTTGGGGGATTCGTTGGCCTCTGTCAGTGTCCAGCTTACATTCATCATTGGCAGGGCCCAAGCAGTACAGCTGCCTCCACTATATCTAATACATGTTCTGACAGAGTGTTCAGCTGTAGCAGGGGCTGCAGGTCCAAACCAGCAGGTCCATTTCCCAAACAAGCCTCCTAGCTTTGAGATCATCGCATTAGACGGAGAGATTGTTGACAGTAACGTTCAGCGCGCTATTTCCCaagggtctctctctccttccctggcCGTGAGCTAGAGGACAGCTGAGCTTCAAGTTGACCTGTGCCAGAGTCCGAGTGCTGAAGTACCGTAGGGGCCGCATTTCCTCAGCAGCATCCCAGTGTGTTTTCGTCTATGCCGGCCTCCCAGCCACTATGGTGCTCTGAGTCTGTACTGTATCCCGCTGAACTCCAAATCCCACAATGCCCTGCTACGTTTTTGCTCTTCTTAAGTACCGGGTAAAGACTGAAGCAGTGTACTGTCAGAAGAATATTGTTAACCTCACTCAGTGGCTGTGTACAGATGGCATACACATCATACAGTATGAACACACAGCACATTCACTCATCGTACCTCTCCGCCACTGCATTGGAAGTAGTACGGGACACAAGCATTCCAGCACACTGTATGAGCAGAGTACAGCTGTCCAGACCTCAGATCGACACCTCCACAGTGACCATGAGCCGTGTTACAGTAAACTCAGTTCAGCCTCTCAGAAGCTGAGATGATTACAGGGTGttcatgttttttgtttgtttgtttgttctgagTTCAACAACACACAAGATTTTAACTGAGCGAGAATTTCGCTTAAAGCCGCTGGTGCCCTTCTCCAGTCTGTCTCCCTGGTACAGGGAAACGTACCAAGCCATACAGAACCCCACCAGAGCTCACTCACATACGGATGCTTGGGCTGTTAGAAAAACCTAAAAGCACACCGGGATCTTATCTATAATCTGTTTTTTATGAGAAATATACATGCCATCACACTTTTGTGTCAACAACCTtgataaatgtttgtgttttcaGCAGCCGGGTAGGAACCTCCATCACATATCATGTGGCAATATTACTGTAACGCACAGCAACCGAACAGCAGTGGCTACCCGTCACCCGTATGGCCATGGATCCAAGTCCATTCTGTTACCCGTTACCGCAGAGTTTTGACTCCTTACACTGTCTCTCTTTCAGGAGTTCAGATGAGTCAGTATAGTAGCCACAATGTTTTAGAGGTTCTCTTGATTAAGGCTTCTTCCCTTGCATGCTCAACCTTCATTGTGCATCACTGGCAAAACAAACCAAGCTCAAGAAATCCCTAACTCTTTAACCACATGTCATCCCACCCTCTGCAGTGCTACGGTTCTGGCCTTGTGGTTAACTACCCCTTCTGCAGTGAGAAATGTGTTCTCTCCTCATTCTCTCCTTCCTACCTATATTTAATAACAAACCTAAACCTTTTATAACAAAAGAATAAACTAACACATTTATCAACATATATGGAAAACTCTATGGATACCTGTCTGGGTTattttaaaagaagaaaaaagttttaagtttagtttttttttttattgatcaGTATTTCTTTTTTCATGTTATTTTTCGCTAAGTTGGGACATAGTTACAACCCTTTCAGGTGCTACACGATGACCAGTTACTGCATTGTTTCCTAGCTGTAGACTTTTCCTAACTGTTGTCAATAGTTTTAATACGAGTTGTGCAAAATGAAGGATGTTAGTTACTTAACGGTGTCGGTCACTCCCTCAACCTGACAGTAGAGCATGTACCATGAGTTTATGGAGTTCAGTTCAAACATAACCAGACACATTATAACGGTGTTGTAGGAAAAAAAATGTGGAACTGTTGGGCAAAATAACCAGATTCCACAGTTAATTTATTCTTTTTCTATTAAGAATTTGTATAGTAACTTTACATTTTTCAAAAACCATGTTGTTGGCAACTGATTCTGAATTTTCCAGATGAGAAATGTGGTGGTTCTtgagattatgaaaataaattatTGCTGAATGTTCTCTAAACTCAAGTCTGATGTTTCTTCTCCTTTTTGTCAGTTTTGAGGTCAGGGttgtttttgcttttgttttgtttttttatagtTTTTTGTATTCGCTAAGACCCAATTCCTGAAATtgaaacacacagcagccaaagcCACACAACATgtaaaacatctcacacttttggaaagaAGCAAACATGTCATCCAAAACTATTTCAACTGTTGCCAAAATTATACCCAAATATCAGATGAACAAACAGCCTTTCCTATATGataactgcacactgatgtgacaaatggaaaacatcaccatgtgtttgagtgtacgGTGTGTAGTTGTAAAGGACTGTCatagcactcacacacacaaacatattcaCAAATATACAGGTCATTTATGCACATTCAGTACATATACACCATAAAGTAAAAAACAtaatgtttcttttcttttttgtatttacgCTTCTGCATCCCATGCTGTACATACTGtaatatatagataataaaagacaaaaaaaggCTTGTAACTTCAGCACAAAAGTGCTACAAGATCTCATTGACATCACAGCTGATGTTTTCTCTGGCCATACAGTGGGGGAAGGACCTTCTGGAGTGATGTATCCACCCCTGGCATGCCCCCGTCAACATCACCACACACTTCTTCCATCGCCTGGAGAAGGGAAatgtgatggtggggttggcAACCACCTCCAAGCTGAAAAGAACTCAACAGGATTGAGGAACGGAGAGTATGGTGGAGCTGAAGCACAACTAATCATGGGTGTTCAGTGAGCCATTGGATTTGAGCAGCCCGGTAGGAAtgacaacaaacctggactgatcTGATCCATTGCCATGGAGATGGAAAATCAGTACACATTGCACACATTGTGTTGTTGCCATCATGATGCCCAGGACAGGCACGGTGtcctgaatgaatgaatgttcaacttatatagcgcctttctatatacccaaggtcgctttacaatttta harbors:
- the LOC143504815 gene encoding FERM domain-containing protein 4A-like isoform X6, which codes for MMTEGRRCQVHLLDDRKLELLVQPKLMAKDLLDLVASHFNLKEKEYFGISYTDDTGHFSWLQLDRRVLEHEFPKKSGPIILYFCVRFYIESISYLKDNATIELFFLNAKSCIYKELIEVDSEVVFELASYILQEAKGDFTSNDATRGDLKKLPALPTQALKEHPSLAYCEDRVIEYYKKLKGQSRGQAIVNYMSIVESLPTYGVHYYAVKDKQGIPWWLGLSYKGIFQYDYQDKVKPRKVFQWRQLENLYFREKKFSVEVHDPRSRASVTRRTFGHSGIAVHTWYACPALIKSIWAMAISQHQFYLDRKQSKSKIHAARSLNEIAIDLTETGTLKTSKLANMGSKGKIISGSSGSLLSSGSQESDSSQTAKKDMLAALRARQEALEETLRQRIEELKNICIREAELTGKLPKEYPLDPGEEPPTVRRKIGTAFKLDEQKILPKGEEEELERLEREFAIQSQITEAARRLASDPHVSSKKLRKQRKTSYLNALKKLQDMENAINEHRMRSGQKPTQRASLIIEEANIGSEDSSLSDALVLDDDDPHVTGTPTFSPVASPHKGLPPRPPSHSRPPPPQSLEGLRHLHYQRSDYDKSPIKPRMWSESSLDEPYERVKKRPSHSSSHRRFPSTGSCEAGGSNSLQCSPVRSLPHWNSQCSMPSTPDLRTRSYAHSASLSQPFRGRSSSLESQGKLLTMEAESEAGLSPDLFLSGPHRVGSNGSVVPDDCSSCTSHSSSEHYYPPSGANPNYCTLAEDSPSKARQRQRHKSAGHLGASSSGSMPNLAARNGAAHAGVCGGHQGVYLHSQSQPSSQYRIKEYPLYTEGGSPGAVVVRSLESDQEGHYSVKAQFKTSNSYTAGGLYKEGWGSGEDGEGGGGGGGAGGRLTPSRSQIVRTPSLGREGSGGRAAVSEELRCWYQRSSGSLKDSRITHTGSSLGRVGTLAKCSPAASPHSQRSATPCSEVGVTPPCSPQHILWQSGSFSDSCFLSSPLCSELADVQWYGHKKAKPGTLV
- the LOC143504815 gene encoding FERM domain-containing protein 4A-like isoform X7, whose protein sequence is MTEGRRCQVHLLDDRKLELLVQPKLMAKDLLDLVASHFNLKEKEYFGISYTDDTGHFSWLQLDRRVLEHEFPKKSGPIILYFCVRFYIESISYLKDNATIELFFLNAKSCIYKELIEVDSEVVFELASYILQEAKGDFTSNDATRGDLKKLPALPTQALKEHPSLAYCEDRVIEYYKKLKGQSRGQAIVNYMSIVESLPTYGVHYYAVKDKQGIPWWLGLSYKGIFQYDYQDKVKPRKVFQWRQLENLYFREKKFSVEVHDPRSRASVTRRTFGHSGIAVHTWYACPALIKSIWAMAISQHQFYLDRKQSKSKIHAARSLNEIAIDLTETGTLKTSKLANMGSKGKIISGSSGSLLSSGSQESDSSQTAKKDMLAALRARQEALEETLRQRIEELKNICIREAELTGKLPKEYPLDPGEEPPTVRRKIGTAFKLDEQKILPKGEEEELERLEREFAIQSQITEAARRLASDPHVSSKKLRKQRKTSYLNALKKLQDMENAINEHRMRSGQKPTQRASLIIEEANIGSEDSSLSDALVLDDDDPHVTGTPTFSPVASPHKGLPPRPPSHSRPPPPQSLEGLRHLHYQRSDYDKSPIKPRMWSESSLDEPYERVKKRPSHSSSHRRFPSTGSCEAGGSNSLQCSPVRSLPHWNSQCSMPSTPDLRTRSYAHSASLSQPFRGRSSSLESQGKLLTMEAESEAGLSPDLFLSGPHRVGSNGSVVPDDCSSCTSHSSSEHYYPPSGANPNYCTLAEDSPSKARQRQRHKSAGHLGASSSGSMPNLAARNGAAHAGVCGGHQGVYLHSQSQPSSQYRIKEYPLYTEGGSPGAVVVRSLESDQEGHYSVKAQFKTSNSYTAGGLYKEGWGSGEDGEGGGGGGGAGGRLTPSRSQIVRTPSLGREGSGGRAAVSEELRCWYQRSSGSLKDSRITHTGSSLGRVGTLAKCSPAASPHSQRSATPCSEVGVTPPCSPQHILWQSGSFSDSCFLSSPLCSELADVQWYGHKKAKPGTLV
- the LOC143504815 gene encoding FERM domain-containing protein 4A-like isoform X3, which codes for MVVQAAGTPGRTRRLLLKLPGATLRRNSDERMTEGRRCQVHLLDDRKLELLVQPKLMAKDLLDLVASHFNLKEKEYFGISYTDDTGHFSWLQLDRRVLEHEFPKKSGPIILYFCVRFYIESISYLKDNATIELFFLNAKSCIYKELIEVDSEVVFELASYILQEAKGDFTSNDATRGDLKKLPALPTQALKEHPSLAYCEDRVIEYYKKLKGQSRGQAIVNYMSIVESLPTYGVHYYAVKDKQGIPWWLGLSYKGIFQYDYQDKVKPRKVFQWRQLENLYFREKKFSVEVHDPRSRASVTRRTFGHSGIAVHTWYACPALIKSIWAMAISQHQFYLDRKQSKSKIHAARSLNEIAIDLTETGTLKTSKLANMGSKGKIISGSSGSLLSSGSQESDSSQTAKKDMLAALRARQEALEETLRQRIEELKNICIREAELTGKLPKEYPLDPGEEPPTVRRKIGTAFKLDEQKILPKGEEEELERLEREFAIQSQITEAARRLASDPHVSSKKLRKQRKTSYLNALKKLQDMENAINEHRMRSGQKPTQRASLIIEEANIGSEDSSLSDALVLDDDDPHVTGTPTFSPVASPHKGLPPRPPSHSRPPPPQSLEGLRHLHYQRSDYDKSPIKPRMWSESSLDEPYERVKKRPSHSSSHRRFPSTGSCEAGGSNSLQCSPVRSLPHWNSQCSMPSTPDLRTRSYAHSASLSQPFRGRSSSLESQGKLLTMEAESEAGLSPDLFLSGPHRVGSNGSVVPDDCSSCTSHSSSEHYYPPSGANPNYCTLAEDSPSKARQRQRHKSAGHLGASSSGSMPNLAARNGAAHAGVCGGHQGVYLHSQSQPSSQYRIKEYPLYTEGGSPGAVVVRSLESDQEGHYSVKAQFKTSNSYTAGGLYKEGWGSGEDGEGGGGGGGAGGRLTPSRSQIVRTPSLGREGSGGRAAVSEELRCWYQRSSGSLKDSRITHTGSSLGRVGTLAKCSPAASPHSQRSATPCSEVGVTPPCSPQHILWQSGSFSDSCFLSSPLCSELADVQWYGHKKAKPGTLV